CCCTGTTTGGTTAAACCCATGCTacaggggccaaattcagcctgaAGGTCTAACTCTgatgacttcactggagttataccagggatggACATGGCTCCAGCGGCCTTCTCTTTCACCTTGTCCTTGTGCCACTATATGAATGACACCATCACACTGCAGCTAACTTTGTACAATAACTTGTAACTTGGAGATGAAAATCCTGGCAGGTGGACATGGCTTTGAATGGTGACGATGGGTACCCTTTGAATCATAGCACGCACGTACCATGCAAGACAAggtgtcattttttttttctctctctttatttatggggttttttttggcttgggcTTCTGTTCAATTCATCCTATTTTTTCATATTTACATTTGTGTTATGACACCATATGTGATACAGGTTTCCATTCTCCTCCTGCACCCACTTCCCCTGGACCCATATGTCTGTAGAGATCGGATCTTGTGTGATGGCAGAACCTTCTTAGCCCAGTTGGCACCTCTCTAAGGCTTTGTCTGAAGGCTTCAGCCATTTGATACTGGACTGGTCAGCTGGAGGTGATGGCAAAGCCATTGCATGGAGTTCCTGTGAGCTCTGGCTTTCTGGTTCCTATTGCAAAGCAGAAAAGATGTCGGTGTCTTTGGTGAGAATTGTATCAATGACGTTAACGTGTGAGCAACCAGCACAGTGACCAATCACTGTCCACCGCTGGCTCTGCGAATGTCCACAATTAATGCACTGGAGGTCAGTTGGCCACAGGCAGGTATCAAATGAGTGTGTCTTTAGTTTTTGCTTCTGTATCTTCAAACACAGTGTGAGATTACCTCTTAAAACTGCCCTTTGGGTTGATCTCGGAGTCCAAGGTCACCTTAAGAATAAGAGAGAGCATCCCACTTGAAGCCACCCATTACGTCCCAGCTATAAGGGTGCGTAGGCATGGCACTGTCTTAACACCATAGGCCTCCTCATGACTCCCTAttcgcctgtgtgtgtgtgtgtatgtggtgtgTGCATGGCATCATCTTGCTCTCAGGCTTTATTTAGCAATGGAGGATCTTCATGAAGGCCTTGCGGAACTCAATGTTGAAGGTGGTGTAAATAATTGGGTTGACAGCGCTGTTGACATACCCGAGCCATGTGAAGGCACTGTACATCGCCGGTGGAATGATGCAGTTGCAATGCATGTTCAGGATGTGGGTGATGAAAAAGGGGAGCCAGCATATGATGAAAACACCTGGGAAATAAGGAAAGAATCGGGTTTGATTACACTGAGCTGTCATTTTAACCCTGGAAGGTTTGTGCAGGTGCTCACAATCCAACAATTAAGCTCCTTATGGTGGTAAAAGAAAGTTGCTTCCTGCAGGGGTGTAGGTCTTGGGTCTTGCTATCATATTTTTAAAGCCGTGGCCCTTAAGTATCTAAGCACTATATGTtttctcagctgttgtaaattgatTGACTTCAAAGcagttatgccagcagagaatctggccctcagggTTGTCAATCCTGTTTCTGACTTCCCTGCCATTTGGAACGTAATTGGGATGCATTGTAAATCATATGAGCCCCTTGCCAGCCATTGCCAATCAGCACCTATTATTCCCCAGAGTTGGGCAACACCCTGAGTTAGATGAGGTGGTCCTCCTATGCTGCTCTGAGAGGGAGAACCTTGGCTGGCCTTCCTACTGATGGCATgctacctggctgcagggccggctccagggttttggccgccccaagcagccaaaaaaaaaaaaaaaaaaaaaaagccgcaatcgcgaactgcggtggcagttcggcgggaggtccttcgctccaagtgggagtgagggaccgtctgccgaattgccgccgaatagctggacgtgccgcccctctccagagtggccgccccaagcacctgcttgccaggctggtgcctggagccggtcctgcctggCTGCATGGGTGTTTCCCCTAACTTATCCAGGGAAACCTGCAATAAGGCCCTCACCTTCAGTACACAACAGTATGTCTCCTGAGACCATTTTAAAGTATCCTCAGCCCCCGTCCTTTCACTTTGCATCTTTGTCCTTATTtgacacttccttcttccctCCATGCATTGCCCACTATGCTCCTTGTATTTCCCCACATGTTCCACCAGCAAATGCATTTCTCTCTGCCTATGTGACAAACAAAATAGTCCTCACTGGACATTCCCATTAAAAGACCAGTCCTGGGAAGCCAATGGGCCACAAAGGAGGCCAAATTGAGCTCTTACCAAGCACAATGGCTAGCATCTGGGTGGCTTTCTTTTCCTTCTGCTGCGAGAGTTTCCTCCTGCTCAGGGTCTTGAGGGAAGTCCTTGTCTTGCCGTTGGGCATGGATTGGATCTCAAAGGCCTTGGCCGTCTTTGGGTTGTCTTTGGCATGCCCATTCTTCTCCGCTTTCGTGGGGCTGTCCAAGGGCAAATCCAGGGTGGAATTGATGCACTGGTTGGAAGTGGCTGGCATAACCAATTGGTGGTTACTCAGCAGGGCTggtttgtgtttggttttttcaGGGGGGCTGGTACTGGACACCATCTCCATCTCCATCTCCTCCACGTGATTCACTGCCTCCTGGACAAGGATCAAAACCCCCCAACATAAAGATAGATCAATATGTAATTGGGGCAAAGGAGTGATACTGTCTTCTGTGAAGGGAGCAGGGGTACTACTTGATGAAGAGATGAACTTCAGTTCAACTCCCCATCTCCTCCTTTGAAGAGATGGTCAGGGGAGGGGCTATAAATTGGCTGCgtgggaggcagagaggggagaATGCCTTTGGGAAGGTTGGGGTGATAGGACAAGATGGAAGCTCCAAACTGGGGGAGTGTTTCTGTTGGCTCATTTCTTTGCTTATGTTCCCTTATTTGTATCCCTTTTCGGTGAACATTATTCTGGAAGGAACTGGCCTTTCTGACTCTGACAATGCTTATTTGGTTCTTCTGAGTTGTTCTGCTATCTTATAGGGCTTATCAAGGGGAGAACCTACCAGCCTCAGATCTAGAGCAGGCTGAAGATTTTCTATCAGAAGGACGTTTAAATGGAagatggctttttttcccccctaaacagAAATATTCCTGGGAAATGTCCATTTTCAATTATCTTATTCAGGTTTTCATAACAAACCAAAAGGAATTCATGTCTCAAAATATAAAAAACAcctagaaggaaaataaaaagaaccccaaattgaTAACtgccttaaaaatcatgatatttttaACAATCTCATGGTGTTTTGGGGGAGGTGAAGGAACTGAGTCCTGGTATTTTAACTCTGGAGTTGGCGACACTGCAGTTCAAATAGCTGGCTTCCTTTGGGGAAAGGGAAGAGCGCCCTTTAAGTTTTGATGCTGTATAGGAATTCCCTTTGTTAACACAGAACTTTTCTTTCTTAGgctaggggaaaaaacccaccctaACTTCATTCTGCACCATGCAAAGGCAAAGGGAGAACGTGCTTGTGCTGGAGAGTTGACAGTCCTCTGTAACACTTACCACTTTCCGCTTATTAACTGGGAAACTCCCGTTGGACTTGACAATGACCGTGCAGAGCTTCACATCTTCTGGATGAGTGCATTTGTCCTAAGGGGGCAAACATCAGCACACAGGTCACACAAGCAGATGGGAATTAGGAGGGGAGCTGGCAAGAGGGATGTGGCAATTTAAACACAGGGCACTGAGCAGAAACAAATAGCTGTGACTACGAAGGTAAGAAGTCTGGAAAATTACTCCGAGGAGTGAATGATGGTGGTTCCCAGGGACTCTCAGCTCTTTTCTCACCATGAGACAGACACTTTAAGGACCTTTGTAGCTCCTCAatccagcctcacctctctgTCTCCATATTGCTCTGCTTGACTAGAACCTGGCTTTTGAGGGAAATGCTGAGAGACAGTTTGGAGATGGCTCCTCTCCAGTTACAAGTCCATATTAATCATTTCTCACTTCCTACTAAAATGGGAATTTGTGACAAGTGTCCTCACAGCCCACGCACACTTTGCTGGACTCTGCTAACGTGTGTGCCTCAAGGCACCATCATCCGTCGCGGGTGTGTCATGCCAGCCATGCGCCGTGCAGGACAGACACGCGTGCACTGCGTGTGAAGTATCAAGAGCTGTGTTCTTACATGTGTCTGTCTGGGGCTGCCATCACTGTAGTGCTAGAGCACATCCCAAAGGTTTTCTTGTCCGGGAGCCATGTTGAAGTTGCTAGCTAGTGGACATCCCTGCAAGAGGGCAGTAGCCGTCCCGGTGGATACTACCATAGTGGCAAGTCATCTGCACAACAATCTATTGCTCAGTACCGTAACGTGGGCAGACACCAGCTACCACCATGGCCACATttgaagagaaaggaaagagtcAACCAGCTCAGCCCTACATGTAAAAGGTGGCCGGGAAAGAAGGAAGTGGGAGGTTGTTGAAGTCCTTGATTGAAGTTTTGAAAACTGCATAGGGATTTtgatcataggactggaagggatcttgaggggtcatctagtccagtcgcctgcaggattaagtattatctagaccatccctgacaggtgctcaTCTAACCTGCTTCTAACCTAATCTTGTATCttctattaattttaaaactaaattccctgggctgctttgaAAGACCCAACCCTTGTTATTGTAGCCCACAGAGCTAGCTTAAAGATATTTAATTTTCTCTTACAGGATTCAGGCCTCTAGGTTTCTTGCGTTGTGCTAAATAAAATCTCTTTCAGTTAGCTCTCCGGGCTACAGTTTGAAGGACTAAATTCCAACAGGATGGTGAAAGATTGTGTCCACCACGCGGTCATGGAGCAGAGGGACCTACTCTGAGTGAAAGAATAAAAGTACCCTAGCTTCAAGCCCTTGCTGGATATCTTAAACCCAACTGAGACTCTGCAGAGCTGAAGCAAACATGGGTTGCTTGGGTGAAGCAGATCCGACCACAGACTTGCTGATGAAACATCCTTGGAGGTCAGAAAAGATCTGGGAAGCTTCCGCCAGTGTCCTGGGGTACCCCATGTCCATCCAGGACTCCCAAAAGGCCTAAGACACACTATCCATCCTCACAATCCACCGTTTCATTCAGACCAAACAGTGTCattggggagggaatgggggaagtGTCAGGAAAATAATGTGAGCAGGAAGGAAAGAAGATGGTGATTGGGAGAGGGGGATGGGGTCTGGTTACCTTCAGCGGTACCTGCGTGTCAGAGTCCAGGCCGTGGATGTTGCGCTTGGTGTTGACGCGCTTCCTGCGTTTCCGGAGCACTACGTAAATCTGTACGTATACCAGCAGGGTGACAATGAAGGGAGCGTAGAAGGAGACGATAGAGGAATACACAACAAAGGCAGGATTGGCAATGATACACTCATTCTTGGCTGGAAGACACAAGAGATTGCAGGAGCATCGTCCCAACTGTTAGGAGCTAGAACcagcatttctctctctcaccactaGAGCCACAAGAACATGGGAACAGCTGCTCTCCCATCTTTCTCCCGAAATAATTTCCAAACCAAGAGAGGGATTGTCACAATGAGTCATATACCCAACTCCGCCTGCAAGTccatgggagctgggtgtctcgGCCccctaggctcctttgaaaatcacaggcCAAGCCCTAATCCAAGGGAAAATAGATTTATTTCTCACGCAGTTAGTGCAGGTATAAGGTGCTGGATTGAGAGCTGGAGACTGAAATTCTCTAGCTAGCCACACGATTGCAGAGGTGCAAACTTCCCAGACCCGCTCCCCACCAAGGAGCCTCATCTCCAGCTGCAGGAATTGAGAGGGGAGTGCAGTCTCTATAGCTCTTTCAGTCCTTGGGCTCTCTTTTAAGACTGCCTAATAGCTAttattggagggggaggggttctgcTGTGGACATCTGTCCAACAGGAACGGGGCTGAGACCAGCTCCCATTAAATGGATCACCAAGAGGTGAGTCTAGAACTGATGAGTGATCATTTGCTACCAACCTGAGCCAAACTCAGAGCCGTGACCTGTACGTGAAAGGCTCCATCATTCCCATACCATAGACCATCCAGTTTCCCTAAAATAAAGGTGGTTGAATAGGAGTGTGTCTTATGCTGCTGTGCTAGTGGAGCTGTCTGGTTATTTGTAAGGTGCCCATCATTGTGGTAGATTTTAAGACGTACGGGTATCTCTTCTTTTTGGGTGCTGATGCTGGCTACTGCTATGCACGTTTCTTCTACAGAAGCCTGAGAACAAACATCAACCCTGATTGATTGGGGGATAGAGGCCTGGCAGAGCAAGAGTTGCAACAGATTCAGGGCTGTTTGATTGGCAGAGGTGCGCATGCACCTAAATCTTAACTCCTAGTATTCATTATTCGGCCATGTTAATTCCTTCCCTATAACACAAAGTTCTCTGGGACCCAGTGAGGCAGAAGAGAGCATGAAACGCACACAGTAGCCAGCCGCAGATGACAGTATGCTCACCTGTGTTGTTGAGACCAAACAGAAGTGGGCAGGAGATGGCGAAGGACAGGACCCAGACCACGGAGATCATGACAGTGACTCTGCGCCTGGAGCTGTAGCGTGTGTTATAAAGCATGGGCATTGCTACTGCGGTGTACCTGCATGCCGCATGGAGACAAAGACCCTGCATGTTATTTCGCTGCCAGTGCTGAGAGACCATCTGCGAATGGACAGTTAGTAAATCTGGAAAATTGCGCCAGAGAGACCACAGGGCAGGTTCAGCTATAGAAGATCTCCAGGAACTGAGATGTCTAAGCTGGAAGGAACCCGCTCTcttgtctctgcagccccttGCTTTGGAAGGTTTGAGGGTGGAGCCCATTTGATGTGGTTTTCAATGCCCCTCCTCTGAAGAGAAGACAGCGATGCTGTAGCCTAATGCACCGTCTCCAGATTATTGCTGCTCCACTGGTGTCTGCTCCATCGTTTTGAAAAGTGAGCAGACGCACATTCACTAAGAAGCGATTTTGTGCAATTCACCTTCCTACCAGCCACACCGAGCTggacaggaccttcctcctgcccccagagAGATCTCACCTGTCAATGCTGATGGCACAGAGGTTGAGAATGCTGGCAGTACACATCATAACGTCCAGGGTGACAAAGATGTCACAGTGGATCCGGCTAAATCTCCACTCACCGACCACcttggagaagagagagaaaattggaAAAAGGCATTCGTTCAAGCAGCCAGGACGAGGGAGTCTAAGGGCCAATTCTGCTCTTCGTGTAGAGATTAATTTTGCTGGCTTCAGTGAAGTTGTGCTGgtttaaatgagagcagaatttgggccataGAAGTTAGAGTGGGATTCAGGTCACATCCTGTCAATACCCCGCTGAGCCAGTGCAGGATTTTTTGCTATTTATATCTTCTAGTGCTTTGTCCTGTCTAGCTTGAAAAGTCCCAAGTGATGGCGTTTGACCAGGAGACTGAGCTGCGAGCCAGTAGGATCTCATCCTTTGTAATTTCCCCTGCGATTGAGCCTGATTTTACCTTTCTTAATTCCATTCTATTGCTCTACATTCCCATTAGGCAACCCACATGACAGATACAAACCTAGGACCAAAGAAAATGCTACTTCCACTGGTGTCCAATGAGTTGACTCAGttatgctgtgaaggccaaaactataacaggatttaaaaaaaagaactagacaacttcatggaggataggtccaccaacggatatcagccaagatggtcagggacgtaACCagagctggctccaggttttttgctgccccaagcgcaaaaaaaaaaaaaagccggaatgccaccccaagcacatgcttggaacgctgatgcctagagccggccccggACGTAAtgccatgctctgagtgtccctagcctctgtttgccagaagctgggagtggatgatgggatggatcactggaaGATTgtctgttctggtcattccctctgaagcatctggcactggccactgtcagagacaggatactgggctagatggaccattggtctgacccactacggCCATTCTTATGCAAGGACTTAATTGGGGCCTTAAAATGTTACAACAAAATTGTATCCTAACTAatgcataataattaataaattaagctagcaaaatgtgaatatttttaaaagattttttttgtgcTCAACAAAGTGCAGTAATGGAATAGCACAGGAGAAGCCTATTGTTTCTGCATATATAAAAATAGAAGAAATAATTCACACATTACACATTCTTATGAATGAAGATGGATTAAATTCATAACAAAAGATCTTTGACACACATTATGTTACATAACAAAGATAGAGGACTAATTATAATATTTCCAGTCACTAGCAGCTCTGTTCTCATCTTTTCTCTTGTTACTAAAACCAAATTTTGCAATTAAGTTTAATGGTGAGTAGTGGAACTATTGTATCCAGTGTGCAAATAGAAAAGcatatttaatataaataaataagcctTACTGCATTTGGAACTGGAATGAATAAGATATCTATTCTTCAGAGTGATTTCTGCTTTCTAACCTATAACCATAGGCAATATGAagtgaaggagggagagagagaggctgcattAAAGGCTGAATGATAGATgaattctcatttaaaaaaataccatttaAAGGGCACAGTCATATAAATAAGTTGGCTTGATTAGAATTTGCCTGAAGGCAAAGATTTGCCAGCCAGGTAGAACCCAGAGCTGCAATCAGCTGCTTGCAAAAAAAAACGAAACGAATTTGAGTTCACTGAGGATGGAGTGAGATTAGTGCAGCGTTTGTCCTCCAACACAGTGAAGTGTGAGGCTGCGTATGGATGAAAGAACTTCAAAAGTTTGGCAGGGCTGGGATATATGCTTCTATTAGAGATGATTGAAAAATGTAACTTCCAGCATGTCAATATTTGTTCTTATCCCAAGTCAGAACGAAAGTTGAAAGATTGTAACTTTTTGGAGAATGCTGGAGGGCTGCAAAGAGGGGAGAGTCCTCTCCAAAGAGTCTTTGATTTTACCCCGTGAAAATAATCATCTGCGGTCAGATCTTCAGCTACCCTGAGCTTATACTTTGCAGCTGGAGCCAGGAATGTCACTCTGGATCATCAGTCTGTTCTCTACATCCTGGGCCACTTTAAGGCTGTTTGACGTTGTTCTGGCTGCAATGGTCCTATaggacagcagctgaggatctggccttagaTGGTTATTTTCACTGAATGAAGACTGTATGGAGAGGAATCTCTCTGCTCTTGCATCCTGGATCCAGTTACCCTCCATCCCACACATGCCGGTACATCCCCTAACCAAAGCTGAGAGATTGCATTATTTTTAATGGGAATTAAGCATCTGGATCCTCTTGTTGGTACTGAAAAGCTTAGCCTCAGATTGTTGACAGCCACACCTACTACAGAGATGGTCCCATCTACTCTGGTGACCATGGTAATTCTTTTGCTCTGGATTCTTGGGTCTCCGATCCTTTCTctgagccccacagcctgagctccaGGAGTTTGCCTAATGTCTCCCGAGACTCTCTGAGATGGGATGGGTTTATGCGTCGTATTTGAGAGATCCCTGTTCTAGCTGCAGTGGTGTAAAGGATATTGGGATCTGCTTCTTTGGCAGCTTTAAACTGTAAGCCATCAGCCCCTTTTATCTGCAGAGGGGCCATTGTGTCAACAACGAATCACAGCTACAGTCATACACACGGGCCTGCTTTCAGTCTACTCTCTAGATTTATGAAGCAGAGGTTCCCAGCAGGAACCATGTATCCATGAGCTCATAGAAAGCAAAGGATTTATACCCCATCTTATGTCAGCTCTGCTTGGTTCTTCCAATTGAAAAGGATGGGTGAGAAACTCATAAGCCAAGCCCGAAATGATGGATCTCACAGAATGAGCTTCCATTTA
The DNA window shown above is from Emys orbicularis isolate rEmyOrb1 chromosome 15, rEmyOrb1.hap1, whole genome shotgun sequence and carries:
- the DRD2 gene encoding D(2) dopamine receptor isoform X2, with translation MDPLNVSWYNDDIGNRNWSKPLNGSTEDQKPHYNYYAMLLTLLIFVIVFGNVLVCMAVSREKALQTTTNYLIVSLAVADLLVATLVMPWVVYLEVVGEWRFSRIHCDIFVTLDVMMCTASILNLCAISIDRYTAVAMPMLYNTRYSSRRRVTVMISVVWVLSFAISCPLLFGLNNTAKNECIIANPAFVVYSSIVSFYAPFIVTLLVYVQIYVVLRKRRKRVNTKRNIHGLDSDTQVPLKEAVNHVEEMEMEMVSSTSPPEKTKHKPALLSNHQLVMPATSNQCINSTLDLPLDSPTKAEKNGHAKDNPKTAKAFEIQSMPNGKTRTSLKTLSRRKLSQQKEKKATQMLAIVLGVFIICWLPFFITHILNMHCNCIIPPAMYSAFTWLGYVNSAVNPIIYTTFNIEFRKAFMKILHC
- the DRD2 gene encoding D(2) dopamine receptor isoform X1, whose protein sequence is MDPLNVSWYNDDIGNRNWSKPLNGSTEDQKPHYNYYAMLLTLLIFVIVFGNVLVCMAVSREKALQTTTNYLIVSLAVADLLVATLVMPWVVYLEVVGEWRFSRIHCDIFVTLDVMMCTASILNLCAISIDRYTAVAMPMLYNTRYSSRRRVTVMISVVWVLSFAISCPLLFGLNNTAKNECIIANPAFVVYSSIVSFYAPFIVTLLVYVQIYVVLRKRRKRVNTKRNIHGLDSDTQVPLKDKCTHPEDVKLCTVIVKSNGSFPVNKRKVEAVNHVEEMEMEMVSSTSPPEKTKHKPALLSNHQLVMPATSNQCINSTLDLPLDSPTKAEKNGHAKDNPKTAKAFEIQSMPNGKTRTSLKTLSRRKLSQQKEKKATQMLAIVLGVFIICWLPFFITHILNMHCNCIIPPAMYSAFTWLGYVNSAVNPIIYTTFNIEFRKAFMKILHC